In one Pseudodesulfovibrio tunisiensis genomic region, the following are encoded:
- the trpA gene encoding tryptophan synthase subunit alpha: MTSPMTLRIREANKAGKTALIPFLPAGFPSRDRFWDELEQLDRAGAAVIEIGMPFSDPVADGPVVAKASLECLADNVNLEWILSELKARKGTFRAALLLMGYLNPVLQYGLERFAHDAGQAGISGLILADLPYEESASIKAALKSHHISLVPLVGLNTSPERMALYADGADGFAYFVSVLGTTGQRDTLPEQIREKLAQARDIFDIPIALGFGLRHPDQLRELDGLCHAAVFGSALITHICNGGTSEEFMKPWL, from the coding sequence ATGACCTCGCCCATGACCCTGCGCATCCGCGAAGCCAACAAGGCCGGAAAGACCGCGCTCATTCCATTCCTGCCCGCCGGATTTCCGTCCCGCGACCGCTTCTGGGACGAACTCGAACAACTGGACCGGGCCGGGGCCGCAGTCATTGAGATCGGCATGCCCTTTTCCGATCCCGTGGCCGACGGTCCTGTCGTGGCAAAGGCCTCTCTGGAATGCCTTGCGGACAACGTGAACCTCGAATGGATTCTCTCGGAGCTCAAGGCGCGCAAAGGCACGTTCCGCGCAGCCCTGCTACTCATGGGCTACCTCAATCCCGTGCTCCAGTACGGGCTGGAACGTTTTGCCCATGACGCGGGGCAGGCAGGCATTTCCGGCCTGATTCTGGCCGATCTCCCCTACGAGGAATCCGCATCGATCAAGGCCGCCCTGAAATCGCACCACATCTCGCTCGTGCCGCTGGTCGGGCTGAACACCTCGCCGGAACGCATGGCCCTGTACGCCGACGGTGCGGACGGGTTCGCCTATTTCGTGTCCGTGCTCGGCACAACGGGCCAGCGCGACACCCTGCCCGAACAGATCAGGGAAAAGCTTGCCCAGGCGCGCGACATCTTCGACATTCCCATTGCCCTCGGATTCGGGCTCAGGCACCCGGATCAGCTCAGGGAACTCGACGGCCTGTGCCACGCCGCCGTGTTCGGGTCCGCGCTCATCACCCACATCTGCAACGGGGGAACTTCGGAAGAATTCATGAAACCCTGGCTGTAG
- a CDS encoding indole-3-glycerol phosphate synthase TrpC, whose translation MLDKFREAKQEEIAELRQKFAEGMIPGVYRGERPSFTDAIRAKGPGAVIAEFKPASPSRGVLREFANPLDFAQDYADNGAAAISVLTEAAFFKGTPDYLFMMSQAGLPLLRKDFILDPLQVAMTASSPASAVLLIARMLSGAAELAQLIEIARMPGLAPVVEIFDETDLETAHQAGADIIQVNNRDLDTLQTTLDVSRRLISRKRDGELWISASGVSERAHVEELAGLGFDAVLVGTCLMEAEDPGAKLAELTGAQ comes from the coding sequence ATGCTGGATAAATTCAGGGAAGCCAAGCAGGAAGAAATCGCGGAACTGCGCCAGAAGTTCGCGGAAGGCATGATCCCGGGCGTGTACCGGGGCGAACGTCCCTCGTTCACGGACGCCATCCGGGCCAAGGGACCGGGCGCGGTCATCGCGGAATTCAAGCCCGCCAGCCCCAGCCGGGGCGTGCTGCGCGAATTCGCCAACCCGCTGGATTTTGCACAGGACTACGCGGACAACGGCGCGGCCGCCATTTCCGTGCTCACCGAGGCCGCCTTTTTCAAGGGCACCCCGGACTATCTGTTCATGATGAGTCAGGCAGGACTGCCCCTGCTGCGCAAGGACTTCATTCTGGACCCGCTTCAGGTGGCCATGACCGCATCCAGCCCGGCCTCTGCCGTGCTGCTCATTGCGCGCATGCTCTCGGGCGCGGCCGAACTGGCCCAGCTCATCGAGATAGCGCGCATGCCCGGTCTGGCCCCGGTGGTCGAAATATTCGATGAAACCGATCTGGAAACCGCGCATCAGGCTGGCGCGGACATCATTCAGGTGAACAACCGTGATCTGGACACCCTGCAAACCACGCTGGACGTATCCCGAAGGCTCATCTCCCGCAAAAGGGATGGCGAACTCTGGATCAGCGCAAGCGGCGTATCCGAACGCGCCCACGTGGAGGAACTGGCCGGACTCGGCTTTGATGCCGTGCTCGTGGGCACCTGCCTCATGGAAGCGGAAGACCCCGGAGCCAAACTGGCCGAACTCACCGGAGCACAATGA
- a CDS encoding anthranilate synthase component II produces the protein MFLLIDNFDSFTFNLVQAFQQLGAEPKVIRNDHAELLDLARSGELERVCVSPGPSRPENAGFCLEFLSLLPREVPVLGVCLGHQALGHHAGAPVVRAGRIMHGKVSRVMHDHKGVFAGLPDPFEVCRYHSLIVPAHLAPDTLEVTARTSWGEVMGIRFRDREWHGVQFHPESILTPEGPRILKNFLNMQKGETQ, from the coding sequence ATGTTTTTGCTCATCGATAACTTCGACTCGTTCACCTTCAATCTGGTGCAGGCATTCCAGCAGCTCGGGGCCGAGCCGAAAGTGATCCGCAACGATCACGCCGAACTGCTGGACCTGGCCCGGTCCGGGGAACTGGAACGGGTCTGCGTGTCGCCCGGACCGAGCCGTCCGGAAAACGCGGGATTCTGTCTGGAATTCCTGTCCCTGCTGCCCCGGGAAGTCCCGGTGCTGGGCGTGTGTCTCGGGCATCAGGCGCTGGGCCATCACGCGGGCGCGCCCGTGGTCCGGGCCGGGCGCATCATGCACGGCAAAGTGTCGCGCGTGATGCACGACCACAAGGGCGTGTTTGCCGGGCTGCCCGATCCCTTCGAGGTCTGCCGCTACCACTCCCTGATCGTGCCCGCGCATCTGGCCCCGGACACGTTGGAAGTCACGGCCCGCACCAGCTGGGGCGAGGTCATGGGCATCCGCTTCCGGGATCGGGAATGGCACGGCGTGCAGTTCCACCCCGAATCCATCCTGACCCCGGAAGGCCCGAGGATTCTGAAGAACTTCCTGAACATGCAAAAAGGAGAGACCCAATGA
- the trpD gene encoding anthranilate phosphoribosyltransferase, with the protein MTTIAEILEQLASRKPLTDQQADYMFGRLMNGELTPAQAGAFLMGLRAKGEDSTDLAAGVRAGLEHALTIPGYDGTRAEPVIDTCGTGGDGSCSVNCSTAVALFLADMGFKVAKHGNRALSSSCGSADALEALGVPLELTPEQAAESLDRHNFAFLFAPQYHPAFRHIMPVRRELGIRTLFNFMGPLLNPARPSHQLLGVGDPERLQLMGETLLLTGVEKALLVSGAGGMDELTTWGANRGYLIHDGVMEKTTVNPDRLGFKAHSPEDVRVTDKAHAVDSLRKILAGNGPAAMMDMVALNLAGCLNLLGKGTMRECADMARDAVNQGLTKELPHAG; encoded by the coding sequence ATGACCACCATAGCCGAAATTCTTGAACAGCTTGCCAGTCGCAAGCCGTTGACCGACCAGCAGGCCGACTACATGTTCGGCAGACTCATGAACGGCGAACTCACCCCGGCGCAGGCAGGCGCGTTCCTCATGGGATTGCGCGCCAAGGGCGAGGATTCCACGGACCTTGCAGCGGGCGTGAGGGCGGGACTGGAGCACGCCCTGACCATTCCCGGATATGACGGAACCCGGGCCGAACCCGTGATCGACACCTGCGGCACGGGCGGGGACGGCTCGTGCAGCGTGAACTGCTCCACGGCCGTGGCCCTGTTCCTTGCGGACATGGGCTTCAAGGTGGCCAAGCACGGCAACCGCGCCCTGTCCTCGTCCTGCGGCTCGGCCGACGCGCTGGAAGCACTGGGCGTTCCGCTGGAACTCACTCCGGAACAGGCGGCCGAGAGTCTGGACCGCCACAACTTCGCGTTCCTGTTCGCGCCCCAGTATCATCCCGCGTTCCGGCACATCATGCCCGTACGCCGGGAACTGGGCATCCGCACCCTGTTCAACTTCATGGGACCGCTGCTCAACCCGGCCCGGCCCTCGCACCAGTTGCTGGGCGTGGGAGATCCCGAGCGACTCCAGCTCATGGGCGAAACCCTGCTGCTCACGGGCGTGGAAAAGGCCCTGCTCGTCTCTGGCGCGGGCGGCATGGACGAACTCACCACGTGGGGCGCGAACCGGGGCTATCTGATTCACGACGGGGTCATGGAAAAGACCACGGTCAACCCGGACCGGCTGGGATTCAAGGCCCATTCGCCCGAGGACGTGCGCGTGACGGACAAGGCCCACGCCGTGGACAGCCTGCGGAAAATACTTGCGGGCAACGGGCCTGCGGCCATGATGGACATGGTGGCGCTGAATCTGGCAGGGTGCCTGAATCTGTTGGGAAAAGGCACCATGCGGGAGTGCGCCGACATGGCGCGCGACGCAGTCAACCAAGGACTTACAAAGGAATTGCCACATGCTGGATAA
- a CDS encoding phosphoribosylanthranilate isomerase codes for MMQRPLVKICGLTRMRDVRLCVDLGADLLGFIFHARSQRNADPDFVAGIRTGKAVKVGVFVSRTATEVVEIMDRCGLHAAQLHGGQDEAFCEQVGPDRVIKVFWPDAYASQSALLRDLERFEEVSSHFLFDAGTRGSGGTGRSFDFTKLQHLEIHTPWFLAGGIAPNTISAALELNPPGLDINSGVEQAPGIKDENKLRAVFDRLAQVP; via the coding sequence ATGATGCAACGCCCTCTGGTCAAGATCTGCGGCCTGACCCGCATGCGGGATGTCCGGCTCTGTGTCGATCTCGGCGCAGACCTGCTGGGCTTCATCTTCCATGCCCGGAGCCAGCGCAATGCGGACCCGGATTTCGTGGCCGGGATCAGGACCGGAAAGGCGGTCAAGGTCGGGGTGTTCGTATCCCGGACCGCGACCGAAGTCGTGGAAATCATGGATCGCTGCGGCCTGCACGCGGCCCAGTTGCACGGAGGACAGGACGAGGCGTTCTGCGAACAGGTCGGCCCGGACCGGGTGATCAAGGTCTTCTGGCCCGACGCATACGCCTCGCAATCCGCCCTGCTGCGCGATCTGGAACGGTTCGAGGAGGTCAGCTCCCATTTCCTGTTCGACGCAGGCACGCGGGGAAGCGGCGGAACCGGGCGATCCTTTGACTTCACGAAGCTGCAACATCTTGAAATACATACACCCTGGTTTCTTGCCGGCGGGATCGCCCCCAACACGATTTCCGCCGCACTGGAGCTGAACCCGCCGGGTCTGGACATCAATTCCGGCGTGGAGCAGGCACCAGGCATCAAGGACGAAAACAAGCTGCGCGCGGTCTTTGACCGACTCGCACAGGTGCCATGA
- a CDS encoding anthranilate synthase component I family protein, whose translation MDITLTQYGKWLPADVQTAISLYLGLVGDRPGILLESAEVDGRLGRYSLIAWDFRLLLHPRNGKLAVDVLDPRLEAFRKLEGMDFLDGLRSATNALSIKQRAEGGRDPLPALTRGLYGYFGYDTAGMFERKLRDACPPEDAEACMALPGQMVLFDHLRHSCCYLSLDPDRAPMPAPVSWGNDLAAPETSAPTVHPGKEAYMQGVERARELIADGECIQVVLSTRFSVPVPDDPFRIYRRLRQANPSPFMFFMKFPECVNSGRHGSATTLLGSSPEMMVRCAANRLEVRPIAGTRWRGATEREDLALEQELLADPKERAEHVMLVDLGRNDLGRIAAPGTVTVEKFMNVERFSHVMHLTSYVEAELKPGLDAIEVLRSTFPAGTLSGAPKIRAMEIIADIEPEERGPYGGCIGWIGLDRGSVNLDTGITIRSMWIRDGMCHWQAGAGIVHDSDPEREWDECNNKARVLLEVITGKGGTDVFAHR comes from the coding sequence ATGGACATAACACTGACGCAATACGGGAAATGGCTCCCGGCGGACGTGCAGACCGCAATCAGCCTGTATCTCGGGCTGGTGGGAGACCGACCCGGCATCCTGCTGGAATCCGCGGAAGTGGACGGCAGACTCGGGCGGTACAGCCTCATTGCCTGGGACTTCCGGCTCCTGCTGCATCCCAGGAATGGCAAGCTTGCCGTGGACGTGCTCGACCCGCGTCTGGAAGCATTCCGAAAGCTGGAAGGCATGGACTTTCTGGACGGCCTGCGCAGCGCAACGAATGCCCTGAGCATCAAGCAACGTGCCGAAGGCGGACGCGATCCCCTGCCCGCGCTCACTCGCGGCCTGTACGGCTACTTCGGCTACGACACGGCTGGCATGTTCGAACGCAAGCTCCGGGACGCGTGCCCCCCCGAGGATGCCGAAGCCTGCATGGCCCTGCCCGGCCAGATGGTGCTGTTCGACCACCTGCGCCACTCGTGCTGCTACCTGAGTCTGGACCCGGATCGCGCGCCCATGCCCGCGCCCGTGTCATGGGGCAACGACCTTGCCGCGCCCGAGACCTCGGCCCCGACCGTGCATCCGGGAAAAGAGGCCTACATGCAGGGCGTGGAGCGGGCAAGGGAACTGATTGCGGACGGGGAATGCATTCAGGTGGTGCTCTCCACCCGGTTCTCGGTGCCCGTGCCCGACGATCCGTTCCGCATCTACCGCCGTTTGCGGCAGGCCAATCCCTCGCCCTTCATGTTCTTCATGAAATTCCCGGAATGCGTGAACAGCGGCAGACACGGGAGCGCGACCACCCTGCTCGGCTCGTCCCCGGAAATGATGGTGCGCTGCGCCGCGAACCGGCTGGAGGTCCGCCCCATTGCCGGAACCCGCTGGAGAGGGGCCACGGAACGCGAGGACCTTGCCCTTGAGCAGGAGCTGCTGGCCGATCCCAAGGAACGCGCCGAACACGTCATGCTCGTGGACCTCGGCCGCAACGATCTGGGCCGCATTGCCGCGCCCGGCACCGTGACCGTGGAAAAATTCATGAACGTGGAACGGTTCTCCCACGTCATGCATCTCACTTCCTATGTGGAAGCCGAGCTCAAACCCGGACTGGACGCCATCGAGGTGCTCCGGTCCACGTTTCCGGCAGGCACCCTGTCCGGCGCGCCCAAGATTCGGGCCATGGAGATCATCGCGGACATCGAACCCGAGGAACGCGGCCCGTACGGCGGCTGCATCGGCTGGATCGGACTGGATCGCGGCAGCGTGAATCTGGATACCGGCATCACCATCCGCTCCATGTGGATCAGGGACGGCATGTGCCACTGGCAGGCGGGCGCGGGCATCGTGCACGACTCGGACCCGGAACGGGAATGGGACGAATGCAACAACAAGGCGCGCGTGCTTCTGGAAGTCATCACCGGCAAGGGGGGAACCGATGTTTTTGCTCATCGATAA
- the pheA gene encoding prephenate dehydratase, whose amino-acid sequence MSGKNTEKEQLAAMRSRIDELDGQIVQLLNRRAEVSLDVGRYKAERDEPIYKPFREREVMNRIAQSSPGPLPEKHLRHIYREIMSSSRRLQRPERVVFLGPEGTFSYFAAVEHMGSSAHLTPKSNFEDIFRAVAEEGAELGVIPLENSIEGTVGQVVDLFMKYSVFIQAELFRRISHCLMSSAGTMEEVTEVRSHPQALEQCRNWLRSHLRDVPSLPTTSSAAAAEYAKSHPGTAVVGHARLAEMHGLNVLAESIEDLPDNWTRFLVIAPSPTREDRRDKTTILFTTPDRPGALAGVLATLAREGINITKLESRPFKGEKWKYVFFTDLECDLSKTEYDSLLDELRERCHTLRVLGTYPAGTHGNGDKS is encoded by the coding sequence ATGTCCGGGAAGAATACGGAAAAGGAACAGCTTGCGGCCATGCGCAGCCGCATCGACGAACTGGACGGACAGATCGTGCAACTGCTCAACCGCAGGGCCGAAGTCAGTCTGGACGTCGGTCGGTACAAGGCCGAACGGGACGAGCCCATCTACAAGCCCTTCCGCGAACGGGAGGTCATGAACAGAATTGCCCAGTCCAGCCCCGGCCCTCTGCCGGAAAAGCACCTGCGCCACATCTACCGGGAGATCATGAGTTCCTCCCGCCGACTCCAGCGGCCCGAGCGCGTGGTGTTTCTGGGACCGGAAGGCACGTTTTCCTATTTCGCGGCCGTGGAGCACATGGGCAGCTCCGCACACCTGACTCCCAAGTCGAATTTCGAGGACATCTTCCGGGCCGTGGCCGAGGAAGGCGCGGAACTGGGCGTGATCCCGCTGGAAAATTCCATCGAGGGCACCGTGGGACAGGTCGTGGACCTGTTCATGAAATATTCGGTGTTCATTCAGGCCGAACTGTTCCGCCGCATCAGCCATTGCCTCATGTCCAGCGCCGGAACCATGGAGGAAGTGACCGAGGTTCGCTCCCATCCGCAGGCTCTGGAGCAGTGCAGGAACTGGCTTCGCTCCCATCTCCGGGACGTGCCGAGCCTGCCCACGACATCATCCGCGGCTGCCGCGGAATACGCGAAATCCCATCCGGGAACCGCGGTGGTCGGCCATGCCCGACTGGCTGAAATGCACGGCCTGAACGTGCTGGCCGAATCCATCGAGGACCTGCCCGACAACTGGACGCGTTTTCTGGTCATCGCGCCCTCGCCCACCCGCGAGGACCGACGCGACAAGACCACCATCCTGTTCACCACCCCGGACAGACCCGGCGCACTGGCCGGAGTGCTCGCCACGCTGGCGCGCGAGGGCATCAACATCACCAAGCTGGAATCCCGCCCCTTCAAGGGCGAAAAGTGGAAATACGTATTCTTCACCGACCTGGAATGCGACCTGAGCAAGACGGAGTACGATTCGCTCCTCGACGAGCTTCGGGAACGCTGCCACACCCTGCGCGTGCTCGGCACCTATCCGGCCGGAACCCATGGAAACGGAGACAAGTCATGA
- the aroA gene encoding 3-phosphoshikimate 1-carboxyvinyltransferase produces MNDPIVINAPASKSLSHRTLIAGALASGTSVISGALDSDDIRRTRACLEACGARIEEQGDALAVTGMENGPRGGNADGKHKDEAPVELYMHESGTTCRLITAVAAAGNGTFRLHGAERMHERPMAELFGALETLGTRFHYEGRKGFLPVMMSARGFKGKRVEITLEESSQYLSGLLLGAPLADRPVTISVTGKKAVSWPYVGLTLKIMEDFKAGFAVEILKDGKWERVPWKTVKSVTPNAMRFVVEPTGYQPSDYRVEGDWSNASYFAAAGAVGHSPVLLKGLAADSQQGDKAVLDILAQMGAEVNVGFDGISVRPSKLHGIDVDMGRCPDIVPTIAVAAAFADSPTTIRNVAHLRIKESDRLQASADEIAKTGCRTEVGEDSLTIIPAPLPRDGEIGFSTYGDHRMAMSMSLFALAGLTPKLDNPGCVNKSFPEFFDKWNKILEG; encoded by the coding sequence ATGAACGACCCCATCGTGATCAATGCCCCGGCGTCCAAGTCCCTTTCCCACAGAACCCTGATCGCGGGCGCGCTCGCCTCGGGAACCTCGGTGATCTCCGGCGCGCTGGACAGCGACGACATCCGCCGCACCCGCGCGTGTCTGGAAGCCTGCGGCGCAAGGATCGAGGAACAGGGCGACGCCCTTGCCGTGACCGGCATGGAAAACGGCCCCAGAGGCGGGAATGCGGACGGCAAGCACAAGGACGAGGCTCCGGTCGAACTCTACATGCACGAATCCGGCACTACCTGCCGCCTGATCACGGCCGTGGCGGCTGCGGGCAACGGCACTTTCCGGCTGCACGGAGCCGAACGCATGCACGAACGGCCCATGGCCGAGCTGTTCGGGGCGCTGGAAACGCTGGGGACCAGATTTCATTACGAGGGCAGGAAGGGATTTCTTCCGGTGATGATGTCGGCCAGGGGCTTCAAGGGCAAGAGAGTGGAAATCACCCTGGAAGAAAGCAGCCAGTACCTCTCCGGGCTACTTTTGGGTGCGCCCCTGGCCGATCGCCCTGTTACCATTTCCGTCACGGGAAAGAAAGCGGTTTCGTGGCCGTACGTAGGCCTCACGCTCAAGATCATGGAGGATTTCAAGGCCGGATTCGCCGTGGAAATCCTGAAGGACGGCAAGTGGGAACGCGTGCCGTGGAAGACCGTGAAGAGCGTGACCCCGAACGCCATGCGCTTCGTGGTGGAACCGACCGGCTACCAGCCCAGCGACTACCGCGTCGAAGGCGACTGGTCCAATGCCTCGTATTTCGCGGCGGCTGGCGCCGTGGGCCACAGCCCGGTGCTGCTCAAGGGGCTGGCTGCGGATTCCCAGCAGGGAGACAAGGCGGTTCTGGACATTCTGGCCCAGATGGGCGCAGAGGTGAACGTGGGCTTCGACGGCATTTCGGTACGCCCCTCCAAGCTGCACGGCATTGACGTGGACATGGGCCGCTGCCCGGACATCGTGCCCACCATTGCCGTTGCCGCGGCCTTCGCGGACTCGCCCACCACCATCCGCAACGTGGCGCACCTGCGCATCAAGGAATCCGACCGGCTTCAGGCCAGCGCGGACGAGATTGCAAAAACCGGCTGCCGCACCGAAGTGGGCGAGGACAGCCTGACCATCATCCCCGCGCCCCTGCCCCGGGACGGAGAAATCGGATTCAGCACCTACGGCGATCACCGCATGGCCATGTCCATGTCCCTATTCGCCCTTGCCGGACTGACCCCGAAGCTGGACAACCCCGGATGCGTGAACAAGTCGTTCCCGGAATTTTTCGACAAATGGAACAAGATTCTTGAAGGATAA
- the trpB gene encoding tryptophan synthase subunit beta produces the protein MQDRYFGDYGGQFVPELLMPPLLELERAVKEILPSPEFQQEFKDMLRDCVGRPSAMTHCPNLSRDTGVDLWLKREDLNHTGAHKINNTLGQALLTRRMGKKTLLTETGAGMNGVATATAAAMLDLDCVVYMGAKDVERQSVNVRRMEILGARVVPVTSGTQTLKDAINEALRYWIATQKTTHYCFGTAAGPHPFPYLVREFQAVVGREARQQFLDRNGRLPHIVCACVGGGSNAIGAFHAFIPDGSVRLVGVEAAGTGEPGCYNSAPLNLGTDGVLHGMKTRLLQTPEGQILPSHSISAGLDYPGVGPEHSHLQAIHRAEYACINDEQALSAFLTLSRREGIIPALESAHAVAWILENAAALQGQSVLVNLSGRGDKDMDIVEEALRDPAFAHLAATLGGDA, from the coding sequence ATGCAAGACAGATACTTTGGCGACTATGGCGGCCAGTTCGTGCCCGAACTGCTCATGCCGCCCCTTCTGGAACTGGAACGGGCCGTGAAGGAAATCCTTCCCTCGCCCGAATTCCAGCAGGAATTCAAGGACATGCTCCGCGACTGCGTGGGCAGGCCCTCGGCCATGACCCATTGCCCGAACCTGTCCCGGGACACGGGCGTGGACCTCTGGCTCAAGCGCGAGGACCTGAACCACACGGGCGCGCACAAGATCAACAACACCCTCGGGCAGGCCCTGCTCACCCGCCGCATGGGCAAGAAGACCCTGCTCACCGAAACCGGGGCGGGCATGAACGGCGTGGCCACGGCCACGGCAGCGGCCATGCTCGATCTGGACTGCGTGGTGTACATGGGTGCAAAGGATGTGGAACGCCAGTCCGTGAACGTACGGCGCATGGAAATTCTGGGCGCGCGCGTGGTGCCCGTGACCTCGGGCACCCAGACCCTGAAGGACGCGATCAACGAGGCGCTCCGCTACTGGATAGCGACACAGAAGACCACGCACTACTGTTTCGGCACGGCCGCCGGGCCGCACCCGTTCCCCTATCTGGTGCGCGAATTCCAGGCCGTGGTGGGCCGCGAGGCGCGCCAGCAGTTTCTGGACAGAAACGGCAGGCTGCCCCATATCGTCTGCGCCTGCGTGGGCGGCGGGTCCAATGCCATCGGCGCATTCCATGCCTTCATCCCGGACGGATCCGTGCGGCTGGTGGGCGTGGAGGCCGCAGGCACGGGCGAGCCGGGCTGCTACAATTCCGCGCCCCTGAATCTGGGCACGGACGGCGTGCTGCACGGCATGAAGACCAGGCTGCTCCAGACCCCGGAAGGCCAGATTCTTCCGTCCCATTCCATTTCCGCCGGGCTGGACTATCCCGGAGTCGGCCCGGAGCATTCCCACCTTCAGGCCATCCACCGCGCGGAATACGCCTGCATCAACGACGAACAGGCCCTTTCCGCATTTCTGACCCTGTCCCGGCGCGAAGGCATCATTCCCGCGCTGGAAAGCGCCCATGCCGTGGCATGGATTCTGGAAAACGCGGCCGCGCTGCAAGGCCAGTCCGTGCTCGTGAACCTGTCCGGCCGGGGAGACAAGGACATGGACATCGTGGAAGAGGCGCTCCGCGATCCCGCATTCGCGCACCTTGCCGCCACACTCGGAGGTGACGCATGA
- a CDS encoding prephenate dehydrogenase codes for MADPDFHRIAIAGANGQMGQLFTRKLRELGCEVAELNRPFRDEDVAAALDNCDLFLLSVPVTAMKDVLATVQPHLKASTILADVGSVKVMPIKVMTRAHAGPVVGTHPLFGPVIPEGFEPRVAVTPGRESDEQAARRVARLMEACGYTAFRTTAEEHDKAMAFVQGLNFTTTVAYLAAMRDVEHIENYVTPSLKRRLDSAHKMTTQDMELFEVISEANPFLQETTRHFMSYLGLAAGGDLDLLAQRANWWWRHEQQQEGCIR; via the coding sequence ATGGCAGACCCCGACTTTCACAGGATCGCCATTGCGGGCGCAAACGGCCAGATGGGCCAGCTCTTCACCCGCAAGCTGCGCGAACTGGGCTGCGAAGTAGCCGAACTGAACCGTCCCTTCCGGGACGAGGACGTGGCCGCAGCTCTGGACAATTGCGACCTCTTTCTGCTCAGCGTGCCTGTCACGGCCATGAAGGACGTGCTGGCAACCGTACAGCCGCACCTCAAGGCATCGACCATCCTTGCCGACGTGGGTTCGGTCAAGGTCATGCCCATCAAGGTCATGACCCGCGCCCATGCCGGTCCGGTCGTGGGCACGCACCCCCTGTTCGGCCCGGTCATTCCCGAGGGCTTCGAGCCCCGCGTGGCCGTGACCCCGGGCCGGGAATCCGACGAGCAGGCCGCAAGACGCGTGGCCCGGCTCATGGAAGCCTGCGGCTACACCGCGTTCCGCACCACGGCCGAGGAGCATGACAAGGCCATGGCGTTCGTGCAGGGTCTGAACTTCACCACCACCGTGGCCTACCTTGCAGCCATGCGCGATGTGGAGCATATTGAAAACTACGTCACTCCCTCTCTCAAGCGCCGTCTCGACTCCGCGCACAAGATGACCACGCAGGACATGGAACTGTTCGAGGTCATCTCCGAAGCCAATCCCTTTCTGCAGGAAACCACCCGCCACTTCATGTCCTACCTCGGCCTTGCTGCCGGCGGAGATCTCGATCTTCTCGCCCAGCGTGCCAACTGGTGGTGGCGTCATGAACAGCAACAGGAGGGGTGTATCCGATAA
- a CDS encoding serine/threonine-protein kinase, with protein MSEDVRALVRFYLPNFPVRRVRRLVTDTTDFSSIDYGDVVHLGGQHYMVLRDEAERRFGIEDFKFWVKRCKVLETGESAILKLVFHEEFLQQLGDITIRSYRSPAKEARILEMVKDDRRFMHGFSIVDDQGNLVRVLDVIRGKRFDLAVSEMGENHRDYFDNHFAGALGLFIDACEAIAWLHSRDERHGDIRRDHLWLEPRTGMLRWIDFDYAYDLSANPFALDLAGLGNILAFLVGRQVFRPPDLEEMGILDKAEPGDFNLVFRNRFANLRKAFPYVPEDLNRVLMHFSAGTEVFYETVDEFLADLRPCLDSLPKGG; from the coding sequence ATGAGCGAGGATGTCAGGGCTCTGGTCCGGTTCTATCTGCCGAATTTCCCGGTCAGACGCGTGCGCAGGCTGGTCACGGACACCACGGACTTTTCCTCCATTGATTATGGGGACGTGGTGCATCTGGGCGGCCAGCATTACATGGTGCTCCGGGACGAGGCCGAACGGCGATTCGGGATCGAGGATTTCAAGTTCTGGGTCAAGCGGTGCAAGGTGCTGGAGACCGGGGAATCCGCGATTCTCAAGCTCGTGTTTCATGAGGAATTCCTTCAACAGCTCGGGGACATCACCATCCGCAGCTACCGAAGCCCGGCCAAGGAGGCCCGGATTCTGGAGATGGTCAAGGACGACCGCCGATTCATGCACGGGTTTTCCATTGTGGACGATCAGGGAAATCTGGTGCGCGTTCTCGACGTGATCCGCGGCAAGCGATTCGATCTGGCCGTGTCGGAAATGGGTGAAAATCACCGCGACTATTTCGACAACCATTTCGCCGGGGCGCTCGGCCTGTTCATCGACGCGTGCGAGGCCATTGCGTGGCTGCATTCCCGGGACGAACGGCACGGCGACATCCGGCGCGACCACCTCTGGCTGGAGCCGCGCACCGGCATGCTGCGCTGGATCGACTTCGACTATGCCTACGACCTGTCGGCCAACCCGTTTGCCCTTGATCTGGCTGGGCTGGGCAACATTCTGGCATTTCTGGTCGGCAGGCAGGTGTTCCGGCCTCCGGATCTGGAGGAAATGGGCATTCTGGACAAGGCCGAACCCGGGGATTTCAATCTGGTCTTCCGCAACCGGTTCGCCAACCTGCGCAAGGCCTTTCCCTATGTCCCGGAAGACCTGAACCGGGTGCTCATGCACTTTTCCGCCGGGACCGAAGTGTTCTACGAGACCGTGGACGAATTTCTGGCCGATCTGCGCCCGTGTCTGGACAGCCTGCCCAAGGGAGGATGA